The Crassostrea angulata isolate pt1a10 chromosome 1, ASM2561291v2, whole genome shotgun sequence nucleotide sequence actcggacatttaccggtccagggctcacgatgggattttgcccaTAATCCGACTTAACTCGATATGAGTTAAGTCATGTTATGGAAATGAATAGATTAACCATTTCACTAATATCTACAtagaaagaaagataactcctcAATATGAGGTTCTCGTAACTTTTCGCACGGCCCCTTTTGGGGTCCTTATATTACGCATGCGCAGTAGTGTATCGACATTTCTCAGCTTCAACCTGGAAAAAATTCAATGCATTGTTCATCACGACTGACTTAATCGCTCGATTAATCATCGTTGGATAGTAATCGGGTAATCTTGTGTAATTCAATCAATTGTCCAAGTTGCGGTACGtattcacttccatttatttttttaaagggttTTAAAACTTTGCAATACAAGATAATTTTCTTATTTCGTCTGCTTCTCTCTTTAAGGCGGCCATGATTGTTACATAAGATAGTCATTACGATGTAGGTTTATTTCAAGTCAAATTGCGGGCCATCAATGGATATAACTTGGTTAATAAAAAGTTTAGTcatcatcattaaaatataatattccattgtaaaattttaatttacaataaattttgaaatagtcGAATTCAAGTAGGCCTTAACGGGCCTACATAGCTAGTGCTGACCTAGGACTACGGTTGGATATAtagtatatactagtatcatatAGCATAAATACGTAACGTTAACAGAtacaataaatttattgtttacttaCGGTATAACTTTATAGCCATATTATAACGTTTATGAtacattaattttcattgatatttctttaaaactttgtATCTAAGTTACTCAGCTTTGCTAACTTCCTAGAAAATGTTGAGGTCTAAAAGAAAGAGCAAGTCACCGTACGCCAGGCCAAATGCACATCCGGCTCTCAGGGCCCTTAATCCGGCAACCACAGCCACCCAAACCCAAGCAGGCCCGAGCAGGCCCACGCAGGCAGCGGTCCAGTTTGTGTCCACTCAACCTCAAAATCAAGAGCATCAGCTACCAGTCGATGATCCCACAACCAGTGAGCAGACTGCAGTACCGCTACCTTCCATAGCGCCATCAATCCCTCTGTCAACTTCAGGTGAAAACCCTTTAATAAGCATTTCTGATGAGCTTGGGGTTCATGTCCCTCAAACCATCAAAGATAAAATATGGTCAAAACAATACATTGATCTGTCAAAAATCATCAATTCAGAAACAGTTGATACATCCGCTCAGGATTCGCACAAATTTTCCATAGTTGAGGGTCAGTTAGTTATTGAaccaaaaactaaaacaaacaaaattacatcaATTAACACCTGGCTTGATGCGTTTTTGATTTTCTCAAGCATATACCTGGCTAGACACCCATCAGACATACAGGGTATCTTGAAATATATCCACACAATACGTTTAGGATATAGCCGTAATATAAATGGCAATTGGATTGAATACGACAGACAGTTTCGtctcaaaatgtcaaaaaacacATCAATTTCATTTGGCTCTATCGATGCGGAGTTATGGTTATTGTATATGCATGCTCAAGTTCAACAAGCTCCACAACAGTCAAAATCGTCACTcaaatgttttgattataaCTTTAAAGGTTCCTGTCCCAAACCCCAGTGTTCATTCCAGCATATATGCATGCATTGCAACAAGTCACACCCACGCATGCATTGTTGGTCCTATCAGTCGACCCAGACCCAAGTCATCAGATCCCCCCCTCCAAATCCAGCACACCAAAATTTCGCCCCGCAAAATTACACCAATTTTCGTCCCTTACGCCCAAGGCATTATCAGCTACCAAGACCAAGATTTCATGCACCTAGGTTCAACCCCAATTAAGATCTCCGTTTTAGAGCAATACCTCGCTACATATCCTGATATTCAGAATgctcaatttttattaaatggttTCAAATCCGGCTTTTACTTGAATTACATAGGCCCAAGAGCCTACTTACAATCCAAAAATATGAGGTCCGCGAGTGAGCATGCTGATCAACTTTTGGCTATCATTGAGAAAGAAATTACGTTAGGAAGGATGTCAGGCCCCTTTTCCCAACCCCCTTTTCCCAACATTAGGTGTAACCCTGTTGGGGTCCTGCCCAAGAAAGATGGAGGCTACAGgttaatttcaaatttgtcaGCGCCCATTGGCAATAGCGTCAACGAGCATATTGATCCAATTCTGTGCTCAGTGTCTTACGCTTCTTTTGATCAAGCCATTTCTATGATACAAGAGAATGGTAAAGGGGCATTGCTTTGTAAAATGGATTTGTCTAGCGCATTCAGACTTTTACCTATTCACCCTTCAGATTTTCCACTGTTAGGAAtatgttttcaagaaaaatacTATTTTGATAGATGCATGCCCTTTGGTTGTTCCATAGCTTGttcatcttttgaaaaattctcatCATTTTTGCATTGGCTCGTAGCACAAAAGTCTCAAAATTATAATATCATCCATTATCttgatgattttttgtttgttggcGAGCAAAATACATTACAATGTTCAAAGCTTGCTGAAATGTTCATGTTAACTTGCAGTGAGTTGGGCGTCCCAATAAACGACAAGAAAACTGAGGGCCCATGTACTCGTCTATCTTTCTTAGGACTAGGTATTGATACCATAGATAAGGTCATTTTTATTCCTGACAATAAGGTTGCAGAACTTAGGTCCAAGCTTTCATCAATtacttcttctaaaaaagtcaCCCTGAAAGAAATGGAATCACTTTGTGGTTCGCTTAACTTTTTCGCCAAAGCCATCCCTGGTAGCAGGGCTTTTAACCGCAGGTTTTATAACACAACAATTGGTATTAGGAAACATTACTACCTGATCAAGGTTACACAAGCAGTTAAAGAGGATGCTAGGATCTGGCTCACATTTCTTGACCAATACAATGGGCGTTCACCATTCCCAGAACTATACTGGTCTGATAATGAAACCCTAAACCTCTTTACCGATAGTTGTGGTTCCTACGGTGGAGGTGCGATTTTCCAGAATCACTGGGTTGTCATATCCTGGCCAGAGTCTTGGGGTCCAGATATAAGAAGAGATATTACATTTTTGGAATTAGTGCCTATTCTTGTGGCCATGTGGATTTGGGCAGATCAATTTACAGCTAAGAAATTGCTAATAAACACTGACAACATAGCTCTGGTCGATATATTGAATGCCAAGTCTAGTAAGTCTCAACGTGTCATGTCTCTTGTAAGACCATTGGTATTattatgtatgaaaaataacattcaGATTAAAACTAGGCATATCCCAGGTTACCAAAATTCCATTGCAGATTCAATTTCTCGATTTCAGTGGGAAAGATTCAGATCCCTGGCTCCGCAGGCAGACAAGACTCCAGCCCGTTTACCTCCGGAATTGTTGTCCCTCTTAGACCCCATGTAGAATGTTAACTTGAAGCAGCAATATCCAAAAATACTGCGTCCACGTATCAAAAAGGCATAAATTCCTTTGAAACTTTTTGTACCAAACacaattttatcttttgttgGCCTCCACCACTGGACCACATAATCAACTACATCGCATACCTGCATGCAAATAAAGTGTCCTATTCAACAACGAGATGTTATTTGAGCGGTATTAGTTACAAGCTTCAGTTAGAGGGTCAAATTGAcaacagttaaaaaaatgttggaAGGTTTCCGTCGGTTAAATCCAGCGAAGGATGTACGGTCCCCAATTTCCCTATCTTGTCTCAATGAATTAGTTTCTATACTACCTACGGTGTGCACAAGCTTGTATGAAGCTGTTATGTTTTCAGCAGCCTTTCATTTAGCATTTTTTGCATTATTGCGCATTAGCGAATTTACTTTCACTAGTAATGACGCACCAGCCTTATTATTTCACGACGTGACCATTAATGAAACACACAGTGGTCTGTATATTAAAGGTTCAAAAACAGACCAATACAATAGGGGTACTAAGCTAcagattgaaataaattctcAAACCCAGTCTTTATTCAAGCACATGCGTGAATTTTTGGCAGTTAGACCACAAATACAAGGCCTATTTTTCTGTCATTTCAACCACAAACCTCTTACTAAATATCAATTCACATCCGTACTACATAAGTCTGTCAAATTTATTGGCCTTGACACAACAACTTTCAAATCCCACACATTTAGAATAGGTGGAGCTACACATTTGTACTTACAAGGGTATTCGGAGGAGGACATTAAGTCAAAAGGCAGATGGAAATCTAACGCGTTTTGTTCATATATCAGATTGTAAAGCATAATTTTTTGTGTGTTCATAACAGCCTCGTATTATTATTCAATACTAAGTTTTCAGGTCCCAACACCACGGTCTGGATCATTGGTTCGTCAATTATCAAACATGCATCCCATCACGCTGTCCAACAATTTGGAAACTTACATCTAGACCTTCAGAAACATAATATCACAGTATATTGGCATGGAAAGAGTGGTATGGTCTGGGAGGATGTAGAGCCCACAATTACAAATATCATTGAACAAAGAGGCCACCCAGATTGGGTAATGTTACATTGCGGGGGCAATAGTATTGGGACCATGCCCTTGCTAAGACTgcaaaaattcatgaaattaatCGTTGTTAACCTACAAACAATTCTGCCGAATACAAGATTCATATGGTCCCAGATACTCCCACGAAATTACTACAGACATATGTTATCAAATATTGCCGGTGAGACCGCTCGAAAAAGAATTAACAAATCATTAGCCCCATTTATTGTCAAGCGTAAGGGCGCCTGCTTAAAGTACCCTGATCTACAACAATGTTCACCAAAATATTACCGTGATGGTGTACATTTGTCTGATACTGCTCagaatacatttttgaaaaccaTACGTGCTGGCCTCCTAAACATACTACATAATAATGTTAAAGTTTATGCTAAATCCCACGCCGAGTAATTCCGCAGTCTTATTGTCATGGCATTGTGCAACATTTTGACCGCTTGTGGCGGATGTCTTCATGCATCATATCatagtttttatatacatgaagaCATATGGCCGAATTTTGCTTAAGCCTGCCCCGGATTCTGTTTACTTCCAGGTCCGTGGCCAATAATCGGGCTTACTGTAATTGACACTTTGTTTCATTCAGACATTGATTGACAGTGAGTCATTGAATACACTGAGTAATTGAATAATTCTATTGATACATTGCAGTGGGTTGATTGTCATCATTGAATACATTgagtaatcaattaaattgatACATTGATTGTCATATTGAGACATTCACTAAAGCAAAACATTGATTATACTTTATTGATTTGcatattgattgattgattgaaatattgtttgaattattgattgattgattttattgattgattcatcttgattgattgattgtttgGTTCATTGAAGATCTAACATCATAACTACCCAAAAGTCGATGTTGATCATTTAACTTACTCTATTGctatatttgcaatattttgcatACATTTGAATAGTTTATGATGTactgatatattaaaataaagccaTGACATAGACTGCCAATACGGTGTTGTTTATCTATTCTATTGAAAtaacaacagcagtattgcaacaagtcgagaaacattcgcactaatttttaaaatgttacaccAAACGCAAGCTACTTATAATTACATACAAAAactccgataaaattccttaaatactctacatactgaacttttattctgcaacTACATTTACTTCTGACAGGCCCAGTTATTTTGAAGTCTTCGAAAAAgactgattctgattggaccatcaggaatattaaccaatgaaacTGAGTTTAACATTAGCTATCACAATTACCGGTCTGGTCAGAAGTTGGTgacattacttttctgaaaaatacaatcatattgcgagtgttttaaaaattaattgatttattaggcttttgaagcgagctggtagttttttatctgggtcagagttcgacccctttctttatttatggttacattgaaatta carries:
- the LOC128185183 gene encoding uncharacterized protein LOC128185183 isoform X2; amino-acid sequence: MLRSKRKSKSPYARPNAHPALRALNPATTATQTQAGPSRPTQAAVQFVSTQPQNQEHQLPVDDPTTSEQTAVPLPSIAPSIPLSTSVGKIQIPGSAGRQDSSPFTSGIVVPLRPHVEC
- the LOC128185183 gene encoding uncharacterized protein LOC128185183 isoform X1; its protein translation is MLRSKRKSKSPYARPNAHPALRALNPATTATQTQAGPSRPTQAAVQFVSTQPQNQEHQLPVDDPTTSEQTAVPLPSIAPSIPLSTSGPNTTVWIIGSSIIKHASHHAVQQFGNLHLDLQKHNITVYWHGKSGMVWEDVEPTITNIIEQRGHPDWVMLHCGGNSIGTMPLLRLQKFMKLIVVNLQTILPNTRFIWSQILPRNYYRHMLSNIAGETARKRINKSLAPFIVKRKGACLKYPDLQQCSPKYYRDGVHLSDTAQNTFLKTIRAGLLNILHNNVKVYAKSHAE